The following proteins are co-located in the Bordetella bronchialis genome:
- a CDS encoding Ldh family oxidoreductase: MSQATPTAEAPGSIRVGTTQLQDFIARVLHAVGMPEDDARIVGAIMAEADARGADAHGVFRLPPYVKRIRAGGMNMRPDIRVVQERAGSAVIDGDNGIGHLIMKKAADLAVHKARSTGVAWVGARMSNHAGPAGIYARMPLQHGMIGIYMAVGSANHMPPWGGTDMLLSTNPIAIAVPGRARPPIVLDMATTNAAYGKVKAKAQRGEMMPEGWMVGRDGKPLLDPKRSNEGFLLPIGGAKGYGLAMMFGLLAGTLNGAAFGRDVVDFNQDYTTTTNTGHTVIAVDVEAFMPLRHFEEQVDDIWAQMKSSERLPGWDEIRLPGEQSNRTYDERMAGGVPIHAELRAALDALAESVGVVPLAA; the protein is encoded by the coding sequence ATGTCGCAAGCCACTCCCACCGCCGAGGCACCGGGCAGCATCCGTGTCGGCACGACCCAGCTCCAGGACTTCATCGCGCGCGTGCTGCACGCGGTAGGCATGCCGGAAGACGACGCCCGCATCGTGGGCGCGATCATGGCCGAGGCCGATGCGCGCGGCGCCGACGCGCACGGCGTGTTCCGGCTGCCGCCCTATGTCAAGCGCATCCGCGCCGGGGGCATGAATATGCGCCCGGACATCCGCGTCGTGCAGGAGCGGGCGGGCTCGGCGGTGATCGACGGCGACAATGGCATCGGGCACCTGATCATGAAGAAGGCCGCCGACCTGGCGGTGCACAAGGCGCGCAGCACCGGCGTGGCCTGGGTAGGCGCGCGCATGAGCAACCATGCGGGCCCGGCGGGAATCTATGCGCGCATGCCCTTGCAACACGGCATGATAGGCATCTATATGGCCGTGGGCAGCGCCAACCATATGCCGCCCTGGGGCGGCACGGACATGCTGCTGTCGACCAATCCCATCGCCATCGCGGTGCCCGGCCGTGCGCGGCCGCCCATCGTGCTGGACATGGCGACCACCAACGCGGCCTATGGCAAGGTAAAGGCCAAGGCGCAGCGCGGCGAAATGATGCCGGAGGGCTGGATGGTGGGACGCGACGGCAAGCCCTTGCTGGACCCCAAGCGGTCCAACGAAGGCTTCCTGCTGCCCATAGGCGGGGCCAAGGGCTATGGCCTGGCGATGATGTTCGGGCTGCTGGCGGGAACGCTGAACGGCGCCGCCTTCGGCCGCGATGTCGTGGATTTCAACCAGGACTACACCACGACGACCAACACCGGACACACGGTGATCGCGGTCGACGTGGAAGCATTCATGCCCTTGCGGCATTTCGAGGAGCAGGTGGACGACATCTGGGCGCAGATGAAGTCCTCCGAGCGCTTGCCGGGCTGGGACGAGATCCGCCTGCCCGGCGAGCAATCGAACCGGACCTACGACGAACGCATGGCCGGCGGCGTGCCCATACATGCCGAACTGCGCGCGGCACTGGACGCGCTGGCGGAGAGCGTGGGAGTCGTCCCGCTGGCTGCGTAA